A window of Ptychodera flava strain L36383 chromosome 1, AS_Pfla_20210202, whole genome shotgun sequence contains these coding sequences:
- the LOC139120208 gene encoding cytochrome P450 10-like, whose amino-acid sequence MAIAMTSLRKSWLVFGQRPWTCQSPRQVLTTSVRMRTTVAQSVQGSSDRHNQIHDTKVKPFEDIPGQQSKLATYINIFRKGGLARFDEYFTWRRNTLGPIWKESIGVMSGVVVADPSATEAVVRAEGKYPRRMPMEPWLLYRKMGGYSLGVFLAEGEDWQRHRSVLLKPLLRPKEVASHTDTLNEVSDDLIAKIRRVHATPGQSSGTMDDELARWSMEGIAATLFERRLGLLADSVDPTSEKFIKSVKDFFHYSETLLYLPFKLQVKLNLPAWKGLREAARSLFEITEFHVKENISDKTKSAGESAVDSEGHIRHIIPYLYESGKLSDGEVLANAAEMFGAAVDTTSSTMVWILDLLAWNRNVQEKLHEEITGVVKKGEKITQEHLKHLHYLKAVIRESMRVYPVTPAFSRILASDAVLCGYHVPAGTAVIVHSGLMSRDPQYFENPDQFIPERWLRSDKPIPRLNQFAALPFATGPRQCIGRRLAELEMHLCIAKIVQNFVLEPNSNQPLKPKMRLLQVCDKPLNLKFLERT is encoded by the exons ATGGCCATCGCGATGACATCTTTACGAAAGTCCTGGTTGGTGTTTGGTCAACGGCCCTGGACTTGTCAGTCTCCAAGACAAGTTCTTACAACGTCCGTCAGAATGCGGACAACAGTTGCACAGTCAGTACAAGGCAGCAGCGACAGACACAACCAAATCCACGACACCAAAGTCAAGCCGTTTGAAGATATTCCTGGACAACAGAGCAAACTTGCAACCTACATCAACATTTTCCGCAAGGGTGGTCTGGCGAGATTTGACGAATACTTCACATGGCGTCGAAACACCTTAGGTCCTATTTGGAAGGAAAGTATCGGGGTTATGTCTGGAGTTGTGGTAGCCGATCCTAGCGCAACGGAGGCTGTTGTTCGTGCCGAGGGAAAATACCCCCGTCGAATGCCGATGGAACCATGGTTACTCTACAGAAAAATGGGAGGATATTCGCTTGGTGTCTTTCTAGC TGAAGGAGAAGACTGGCAGCGTCATCGTAGTGTTCTACTGAAGCCATTACTTCGACCCAAGGAAGTTGcatcacacacagacacactgaATGAAGTTTCTGATGATCTCATCGCCAAGATCCGTCGCGTACACGCAACTCCCGGTCAGAGTTCCGGTACTATGGACGATGAATTAGCACGGTGGTCCATGGAAG GTATCGCGGCAACATTGTTTGAAAGACGGCTTGGATTGTTAGCTGATAGCGTGGATCCTACGTCagagaaatttatcaaaagtgtcaaGGACTTCTTCCATTACTCCGAAACATTGCTATACTTACCATTCAAGCTACAAGTGAAGTTAAATCTACCAGCGTGGAAAGGACTACGAGAGGCGGCGAGATCACTGTTTGAAATCA CGGAGttccatgtcaaagaaaatatCTCCGACAAGACGAAATCTGCGGGCGAGTCAGCTGTTGATAGTGAGGGACACATACGTCACATCATCCCATATCTGTATGAAAGTGGAAAGCTCTCGGACGGTGAAGTATTGGCAAATGCTGCCGAGATGTTCGGTGCTGCCGTTGACACG ACATCAAGTACCATGGTATGGATACTGGATTTATTGGCCTGGAACAGAAATGTCCAAGAAAAGCTGCACGAGGAAATTACTGGAGTGGTGAAGAAAGGAGAAAAAATCACCCAGGAACACTTGAAACATTTGCATTATCTGAAAGCTGTTATCCGTGAGAGTATGAG AGTGTATCCTGTCACGCCTGCATTCTCTCGTATCCTTGCATCTGACGCTGTCCTCTGCGGGTATCACGTGCCAGCTGGG ACTGCAGTCATAGTCCACTCAGGActgatgtcacgtgacccacaATACTTCGAAAATCCGGACCAGTTTATTCCGGAAAGGTGGCTGAGATCAGACAAGCCCATACCACGACTCAATCAGTTTGCTGCCCTTCCTTTTGCTACGGGACCACGGCAGTGTATCGGTAGAAGACTAGCTGAACTTGAAATGCATCTTTGTATAGCAAAG ATTGTACAGAACTTTGTGCTGGAGCCAAACAGTAACCAGCCATTGAAGCCTAAAATGAGACTTCTTCAAGTGTGCGACAAACCTTTGAATTTGAAGTTCCTTGAGCGGACCTGA